TGATCCGCTGTTTCATACGTTCAGACCGGTGCAGGATCAAGGGTTGGTGGAGCGGCTCCGCGCGTTAACTGACCGAGCGGGTCTCACGGTAGGGCCGATCCTGGAGATAGATGCCAGCCAAAAGACGAAGAAGACCAACGCCTACTTTGCAGGGCTTGGTCGATCCAGACGCATCGTCCTCTACGATACGCTGCTTGCGGCCTCCACCCCTGAGGAGGTGGAACTCGTCGTCGCGCATGAGCTGGGCCATTGGAAACGGCACCATATCTGGAAGGGGATGGCCATAAGCGCAGCCTCGACACTGGCAGCCCTTTGGCTGATCGCTCGTCTCCTCACTGCCGCGGCCGACTCCGGGCGCTTCGGCTTTACTCATCCGGCCGACCCCATGACCTTGCCGTATCTGCTGCTCATCGTGTTCGTCCTCAATATCCTGACGACCCCGATCCATGTGGCCATTTCGCGGTCCTTCGAACGAGAAGCCGACCTCGAATCGCTCCGCCTCAGCGCGAACCCCAGGGCCTTTATCGCTGCAGAGGTCAAACTTGCCAGGTCGAATCTTGCCGATATCGAGCCGCCGCACGCGATGGTCTGGCTCTTGTATACCCACCCTCCTGTCCTGGAGCGGATCGCCGTAGCCGAGGCGTTCCAAGTGCGACAGGGACAGTGAAGAGGTCGCATTGATGACCGCCAGATCGTTCGGTCCTGTGATCGTTGTCCATGGTGGAGCAGGAAAGGCAGCCACGGACGTGGTTGAGGCGCGGCGGGCAGGTGTTCGGGCAGCCGTGATGAATGGATGGCAGACGCTCACCGCGGGAGGCTCCGCGGTGGAGGCCGTCGAGCAGGCGGTCAAAATGCTGGAGGATGATCCGGCCTTCAACGCCGGTCGTGGCGCGTGTCTCAATCGGGATGGAGAGATAGAACTTGACGCCTCAATTATGGATGGCCGAGACCTTGCAGCCGGGGCTATCGGCGCCGTGAAGCGGATCGCCAATCCCGTGACGCTCGCGAGAGCCGTGATGGAGGCGGGCGGACCAATCCTGCTTGTAGGCGAGGGGGCGCAGCAGTTCGCCGCGGTAGTTGGGATTCAGGAGTGCGCGGCTGAAGCGCTGGTCACAGAACGACAGCATGCCCGATGGACCGCCCTGCGGCAGGAGTGCGCCGAGAGTGTCGGCACCGTCGGCGCCGTTGCCCTTGACCGGGCGGGGCATCTGGCTGCCGCTACCTCGACGGGCGGCCTGCCGCTGAAGGCGCCAGGTCGTGTCGGCGACTCCGCATTAATCGGCTGTGGGACCTATGCTGATGATCAACTCGGCGCTGCGGGTTGCACCGGCGATGGGGAGGCGATCATCAAGCTCACGCTCGCAAAGACCGCTCTCGAGTTCCTTCGAGAGGGCGAAGAACCGATGGAGGCAGCCAGGCGTGCCGTCAGGGAACTCACAGCCAGAACCGGCGCCGAGGTCGGGATCATCCTGCTGGATCGATACGGTCGAATCGGCGTTGCGAGGAATACCGCGCAGATGGCCTGTGCCTGGATCCGGGAGGGCAATATAGATCCTGAGATCTTTGATTGAGCCGAACGGGCGTAGTGGGTGGAGAGAATGGCCGATAAGAAACATGACGGGATGCTGTCTCGATGGAAGGGGAACGGAACCGGCGTCTCTGTCGCGTTCTTCTATGGGTTGTTGCTCCTGCTCCTGTACCTGACCTACCTGATCCTGATCCCCTTTGTGTCTCCGATTCTCTGGGCAACCGTGCTGGTCATTGTCTTTCAACCGGTCTATCGCCGCCTGCTGCGGTGGCTCGGCGGCAGGTTCGGGCTTACAGCCCTTTTGCTGACAATTGCTGTGATGACAGCCGTGATGGTCCCGGCCGTCCTGTGCGGGTGGGTGCTGACGCGTGAAGCCGCCGGCTTCTATCAGGCAATAGAGCGCTTCTATCAGCAGGAAGGGGTCGTGGGGATCACGTCCCACCCGGCGGTGATGGCCGGCCGGGCCTTGTGGGATCGGGTGAGCCTGCCCTTTGCGCGCCTGGGATTCGATCTGAATGCGTTCTTACTGGGGGCCCTCAGCGCCGTCAGCAGCTTCATCGTCGATAACCTGAAGGGGATTGCTCTCAACCTGTTGAGCGTGGCGGTCAATTTCCTGCTCACCGCCTTTACCTTTTTCTTCCTGCTCAGAGACGGTGAGGCGATCGTTCTCGGCCTCCAGACGCTCTTACCGCTTGAGCGAAAATACGCCGAGGTGCTCTTTTCGCGTCTCTACGCTGCTGTGTCGGCCGTCGTGCGCGGTACCATCGTGACAGCCCTGGCGCAGGGCGTCCTTGGAGGGATAGGGTACTGGATCTTTGGTGTCCCGTACCCGACTTTTCTTGGGCTGGCCACCGCCCTCTTTTCGTTGCTCCCGGTTGGCGGGTCGGGGTTGATCTGGGTCCCGGCAGCTATCTATCTGTTCCTGGAAGGAGACTGGATGCGCGGCCTCTTCTTGCTCGCCTGGTCGACGGTGGTCGTGAGCACTGCCGATAATGTGCTGAAACCGGCCCTCATCTCAGGTGGAACCAATCTGTCGACGCTCTTCCTGTTTTTCGGTATGCTTGGCGGCCTCCAGGTATTCGGTATTCTTGGATTTATCCTGGGACCCGTGCTGCTTGTGACGCTCTCGACCTTTCTCGAAATCCATGCAGAGTTGTCGTCAGCTCCGGCCGATCAGCCTATCGAAGACAGTTAGAGGGGAGCACAAGGGCCTTTCAGATATTATCAATAGGAGGTGAGGAATTTCAGGACCTCAGCGGGCTGGAGAAAATCAAGCAGGCCCAGTGAACATGAGCCTGCTCTTTGGAGGTTGTGCGCCACACTGCTTAATAGCCGCGTGGTCTGCGACCACCGCCACCGCCGCCGCCACTGCGATACCCGCCGCCGCCGCCCCCCCCACCGCTTCGGCGAGGAGCCTGTTCTTTTGCCTCATTGACCGTCAGCGCCCGGCCACCAACATCTCGCCCGTTTAAGGCCTGGATGGCGGCCTGAGCGTCGCTCTGATTCTCCATTTCGACGAAGGCAAAGCCCCGAGGTCGTCCGGTATCCCGATCGGTGATGATCTTCACATCGGCGACCCGGCGACCGCCCTCTTCGAAGAGAGCGCGGAGTGCGGATGCATCCGTATCAAACGGGAGATTGCCTACATACACTCGTGTTCCCATG
The Candidatus Methylomirabilis tolerans DNA segment above includes these coding regions:
- a CDS encoding M48 family metallopeptidase, with the protein product MTDKARQYFTAEELAKGRAYARGRYLLHGVQMALTLGFLGLLILSPLSARILDLSASVAGGRVWLTIGVFGLLLALLYDAITFPVNLYGSLLREHAFGLSSQTFAAWAWDYTKGALISAVILLPLLMLLYAFIRWDPVRWYLPTWVIIMLMMSLIAELSPILLDPLFHTFRPVQDQGLVERLRALTDRAGLTVGPILEIDASQKTKKTNAYFAGLGRSRRIVLYDTLLAASTPEEVELVVAHELGHWKRHHIWKGMAISAASTLAALWLIARLLTAAADSGRFGFTHPADPMTLPYLLLIVFVLNILTTPIHVAISRSFEREADLESLRLSANPRAFIAAEVKLARSNLADIEPPHAMVWLLYTHPPVLERIAVAEAFQVRQGQ
- a CDS encoding isoaspartyl peptidase/L-asparaginase; translation: MTARSFGPVIVVHGGAGKAATDVVEARRAGVRAAVMNGWQTLTAGGSAVEAVEQAVKMLEDDPAFNAGRGACLNRDGEIELDASIMDGRDLAAGAIGAVKRIANPVTLARAVMEAGGPILLVGEGAQQFAAVVGIQECAAEALVTERQHARWTALRQECAESVGTVGAVALDRAGHLAAATSTGGLPLKAPGRVGDSALIGCGTYADDQLGAAGCTGDGEAIIKLTLAKTALEFLREGEEPMEAARRAVRELTARTGAEVGIILLDRYGRIGVARNTAQMACAWIREGNIDPEIFD
- a CDS encoding AI-2E family transporter; the encoded protein is MADKKHDGMLSRWKGNGTGVSVAFFYGLLLLLLYLTYLILIPFVSPILWATVLVIVFQPVYRRLLRWLGGRFGLTALLLTIAVMTAVMVPAVLCGWVLTREAAGFYQAIERFYQQEGVVGITSHPAVMAGRALWDRVSLPFARLGFDLNAFLLGALSAVSSFIVDNLKGIALNLLSVAVNFLLTAFTFFFLLRDGEAIVLGLQTLLPLERKYAEVLFSRLYAAVSAVVRGTIVTALAQGVLGGIGYWIFGVPYPTFLGLATALFSLLPVGGSGLIWVPAAIYLFLEGDWMRGLFLLAWSTVVVSTADNVLKPALISGGTNLSTLFLFFGMLGGLQVFGILGFILGPVLLVTLSTFLEIHAELSSAPADQPIEDS
- a CDS encoding RNA-binding protein, whose amino-acid sequence is MEGGTMTMAPIERPVKSRPQADERSSERMGTRVYVGNLPFDTDASALRALFEEGGRRVADVKIITDRDTGRPRGFAFVEMENQSDAQAAIQALNGRDVGGRALTVNEAKEQAPRRSGGGGGGGGYRSGGGGGGGRRPRGY